The Persephonella sp. IF05-L8 genome contains a region encoding:
- a CDS encoding Wzz/FepE/Etk N-terminal domain-containing protein, translating to MEKNKPIPVENQNIIYYQEDEIDIYELYLVLKKRWKTVFLTFLLFLLIAVGYILIATPIYSMEFYIRIPKYIVSVEETSSLIRNLHNKLKEENYTELSKTLDLPENNLRKIKDINPEKLRNNKEIIKIHIETNQSNLIPVISSKILDYLNNYPYIKEKLKIEKEKLAQLINISQSELENMKKTKDLILKNIQEGKIQNFSFNPADIDAKILEISQRITQLQLKLQELKGFELSVSPTIPKKPTKPKKALIIAVASVSGLFLGIFLAFLKEWIENARKRHEENMS from the coding sequence ATGGAAAAAAACAAACCAATTCCGGTAGAAAATCAAAATATTATTTACTACCAGGAAGATGAAATTGACATTTATGAATTATATCTGGTTCTAAAAAAAAGATGGAAAACCGTTTTCCTAACATTTTTATTATTTTTACTCATAGCAGTAGGATATATATTGATAGCTACACCTATCTATTCTATGGAATTTTATATAAGAATTCCTAAATATATCGTATCAGTAGAGGAAACCTCAAGTCTTATTAGAAACCTTCATAATAAATTAAAAGAGGAAAACTATACAGAATTATCTAAAACATTGGATTTGCCTGAAAACAATCTAAGGAAAATAAAGGACATAAATCCAGAAAAGCTAAGAAATAACAAAGAAATAATAAAAATTCATATTGAAACAAACCAATCAAATCTTATTCCTGTCATATCATCTAAGATATTAGATTATTTAAATAACTACCCATACATAAAAGAAAAATTAAAAATAGAAAAAGAAAAACTTGCACAACTAATTAACATTAGCCAATCAGAGCTTGAAAACATGAAAAAGACAAAAGATTTGATATTAAAAAATATTCAGGAAGGCAAAATTCAGAACTTCAGCTTTAATCCTGCTGACATTGATGCAAAAATTCTGGAGATTTCTCAACGGATAACACAACTTCAGTTAAAACTACAGGAGCTTAAAGGTTTTGAATTATCTGTGTCCCCAACAATTCCCAAAAAACCAACAAAACCTAAAAAAGCTTTAATAATTGCTGTTGCTTCAGTATCAGGTCTATTTTTAGGTATATTCCTTGCCTTCTTAAAAGAATGGATAGAAAACGCCCGCAAAAGACATGAGGAAAATATGAGCTAA
- the wbaP gene encoding undecaprenyl-phosphate galactose phosphotransferase WbaP, producing MKKNKLNILFLILIDVLAYYTTLTFAFLTRKALSFLSVDILKFSFDYIHFLKLWWIPLVFLLFIGYEKLYTRRFPFWDEVKQILKAVTLATLVIFAIVSLGKITNQISRLTIIFIWLYGIFIFPIFRLYGKKLLFKAGLWQKPLIIIGAGETGIKTAEGLLQDTHTGYEIIGFLDDFKTQDIRVKDKTFPILGKINDFDKLNLDIDTVVVAIPSMEKDKLTHLINHFHTKVSRVFIIPDLQGVSLLNSELYHLFMQQLFMIRINNNLKSKLNQELKRAFDLVVSVAMLPVLLPVMAIIAIIIKLDSKGNIFFIQERLGKNGRIFYCYKFRTMYENNEEILNKYLKENPKAKQEWDKYKKLRGYDPRITRIGRFLRKTSLDELPQIFNVLKGDMSLVGPRPYLPREIDDMGEYKDIILMSLPGITGLWQVSGRNELEFRDRLKLDTWYVLNWSLWLDIVILFKTIKVVLKREGAY from the coding sequence GTGAAGAAAAACAAGCTTAATATTTTATTCCTAATCTTAATAGACGTTTTAGCTTACTATACAACTTTAACTTTTGCTTTTTTAACGAGAAAGGCTTTAAGTTTTTTATCGGTGGATATCTTAAAATTTTCTTTTGATTATATTCATTTTCTTAAACTCTGGTGGATTCCATTGGTATTTTTGCTTTTTATAGGATATGAAAAGTTATATACAAGAAGATTTCCCTTTTGGGATGAAGTTAAACAGATTTTAAAGGCTGTAACTCTTGCTACACTGGTTATATTTGCCATTGTATCACTTGGAAAAATTACAAATCAGATTTCCAGATTGACAATAATTTTTATATGGCTTTACGGAATATTCATTTTTCCTATATTCAGGTTATATGGTAAAAAACTTCTTTTTAAGGCAGGTTTATGGCAAAAACCTCTTATTATTATAGGTGCAGGGGAGACAGGTATAAAAACTGCTGAAGGATTACTGCAAGATACACATACGGGATATGAGATAATTGGATTTTTAGATGATTTTAAAACCCAAGATATTAGGGTAAAAGATAAAACTTTTCCTATTTTAGGAAAAATAAATGATTTTGATAAATTAAATCTTGATATAGATACTGTTGTTGTTGCAATTCCTTCTATGGAAAAAGATAAGCTAACACACCTAATAAACCATTTTCATACAAAGGTAAGTAGAGTTTTTATAATACCTGATTTACAGGGAGTATCTCTTTTAAATAGTGAGCTATACCATCTTTTTATGCAGCAGCTTTTTATGATACGTATCAATAACAATTTAAAATCAAAATTAAATCAAGAACTAAAAAGGGCTTTTGACCTCGTTGTTTCAGTAGCTATGCTCCCGGTTTTACTGCCAGTAATGGCTATAATTGCCATTATTATAAAATTAGACTCAAAAGGTAATATATTCTTTATCCAAGAAAGACTTGGAAAAAACGGAAGGATTTTCTATTGCTATAAATTTAGAACGATGTATGAGAATAACGAAGAAATATTAAACAAATATCTGAAAGAAAATCCTAAAGCTAAACAAGAATGGGACAAATATAAAAAATTGAGAGGATACGATCCTCGAATAACTCGAATTGGGCGATTTTTACGTAAGACTTCTCTTGATGAACTTCCTCAGATATTTAATGTTTTAAAAGGAGATATGAGTCTTGTTGGACCTCGTCCATATTTACCAAGAGAAATAGATGATATGGGAGAGTATAAGGATATAATATTAATGTCTCTACCAGGTATTACTGGTCTATGGCAAGTTTCGGGGAGAAATGAGCTTGAATTCAGAGATAGATTAAAATTAGACACCTGGTATGTGCTGAACTGGTCTTTATGGTTGGATATTGTAATACTTTTCAAAACTATCAAAGTTGTATTGAAAAGGGAAGGTGCATATTAA
- the cysC gene encoding adenylyl-sulfate kinase, protein MAKKEFIIPHKGNITKKDRQRQKGHKSVILWFTGLSGSGKSTLAHAVEEKLFEMGIHTYVLDGDNIRTGLNKDLGFSAEDREENIRRIGEVAKLFVDAGIITLTAFISPYKKDRNFVRNLVEEKEFVEIYVKCPLEVCEQRDVKGLYKKARAGIIKNFTGIDDPYEEPENPEIVVETDKESVEESVEKIISYLKEKGYLEVE, encoded by the coding sequence ATGGCAAAAAAAGAATTTATTATTCCCCATAAAGGAAATATAACAAAAAAGGATAGGCAGCGGCAAAAAGGACATAAATCAGTAATACTGTGGTTCACAGGTCTTTCTGGAAGTGGAAAATCAACACTTGCACATGCAGTTGAAGAAAAACTTTTTGAGATGGGAATTCATACTTATGTGTTAGATGGAGATAATATAAGAACAGGTCTAAACAAAGATTTAGGTTTTTCTGCTGAAGATAGAGAAGAAAACATTAGAAGAATTGGAGAAGTTGCTAAACTGTTTGTTGACGCAGGAATAATAACCTTGACAGCATTTATATCGCCTTACAAAAAAGATAGAAATTTTGTAAGGAACCTTGTTGAAGAAAAAGAATTTGTAGAGATATACGTAAAATGTCCTTTAGAAGTATGCGAACAGAGAGATGTTAAAGGTCTTTATAAAAAGGCAAGAGCAGGAATTATAAAAAATTTCACAGGAATAGATGACCCCTATGAAGAACCAGAAAATCCTGAAATAGTTGTAGAGACAGATAAAGAAAGTGTTGAAGAAAGCGTAGAAAAAATAATCTCATATCTTAAAGAAAAAGGATATCTGGAGGTTGAATAA
- the galE gene encoding UDP-glucose 4-epimerase GalE → MKILITGGAGYIGSHVVKQLGEKGYDVLTIDNLSTGHKEAVLYGRLEVLDLSNKEKLKEVIKSFSPDAVMHFAASIEVAESVKNPLKYYRNNTANTLNLLEVLQEFGIDKFIFSSTAAVYGEPENVPVKETEPLNPINPYGKSKVFVEKILEDMSNAYGFRYVSLRYFNVAGADPQGRIGQSYKNATHLITRALKTAKGEYKKLYIFGTDYPTPDGTAIRDYIHIEDLANAHIVALEYLLNSGESSVFNCGYGHGYSVREVVEAAKKVTGIDFPVEETDRRPGDPAILVADNSKLVNNLNWKPKYDDIEYIIKTAWNWELNKKF, encoded by the coding sequence ATGAAAATATTAATTACAGGTGGAGCTGGATATATAGGAAGTCATGTTGTTAAGCAACTTGGAGAGAAAGGATATGATGTTTTAACTATAGATAATTTATCAACAGGGCATAAAGAGGCTGTTTTATATGGTAGGTTAGAAGTTTTAGATTTATCAAATAAAGAAAAGCTAAAAGAAGTTATCAAAAGTTTCTCTCCAGATGCTGTAATGCACTTTGCTGCATCTATTGAAGTTGCTGAGTCAGTTAAAAATCCATTGAAATATTACAGAAATAATACGGCAAATACCCTAAACCTATTGGAAGTTTTGCAAGAATTTGGAATAGATAAGTTTATATTTTCTTCTACTGCAGCTGTTTATGGTGAACCTGAAAATGTTCCTGTAAAAGAGACAGAGCCTTTAAATCCAATAAATCCTTATGGAAAATCAAAAGTGTTTGTTGAAAAAATCTTAGAAGATATGAGCAATGCTTATGGATTTAGATATGTATCTTTAAGATATTTCAATGTGGCTGGTGCAGACCCTCAAGGAAGAATAGGGCAAAGCTATAAAAATGCTACGCATTTGATAACAAGAGCTTTAAAAACTGCTAAAGGAGAATATAAAAAGTTATACATCTTTGGAACTGATTACCCTACTCCTGATGGGACCGCTATAAGAGATTACATTCATATTGAAGATTTAGCAAATGCCCATATTGTAGCATTAGAATATTTACTTAATAGTGGAGAGAGCAGCGTTTTTAATTGTGGATATGGACATGGATATTCTGTTAGAGAAGTTGTTGAAGCTGCTAAAAAAGTTACAGGTATAGATTTCCCAGTGGAAGAAACAGACAGGAGACCTGGAGATCCAGCCATTTTAGTTGCGGATAATTCAAAATTAGTTAACAACCTAAACTGGAAACCAAAATATGATGATATTGAATATATAATAAAAACAGCGTGGAACTGGGAATTAAATAAGAAATTTTAA
- a CDS encoding glycosyltransferase produces the protein MVRKKIAIITPLLSKGGMERVAANLSRLLYDDYDVYLVVFDAKKIDYPYKGKIIDMEININNRNVFKRTMNLYKITNKLRNIKKREKFDYIISMGEIANIPNILSGGNNNILTIHENRFNAFNDLQRKLVNLAIKFLYKRNNVKKIVTVSKDIENDLIQFYKFNKKKLTTIYNPFDIEEINKKSKEPLNHFSQLFNKNKVIVNVGRLTFPKGQWFLLRIFKELKNLYKNDNIKLVILGDGELRNELIKLSEILGLKTFNIWGSKKFSENYDVYFLGFKNNPYKFIKNSHLFISTSLWEGLPNVIIEAMASEQAVVYSNCKSGPLEILAPRKKVKYNYDKIIFGEYGILLPKFPKKLLRTEELLPIELYWVEKLTELLNDEETITNYKNKALIRARDFSFEHIKKRWKQILD, from the coding sequence ATGGTTAGAAAAAAAATAGCTATAATTACTCCACTTCTTTCAAAAGGAGGAATGGAAAGAGTTGCTGCTAATTTAAGTAGACTTTTATATGATGATTATGATGTCTATTTAGTAGTATTTGATGCAAAAAAAATAGATTATCCGTATAAAGGTAAAATTATTGACATGGAAATAAATATAAATAACAGAAACGTTTTTAAGAGAACAATGAATTTATACAAGATTACAAATAAGCTTCGAAATATAAAAAAAAGAGAAAAATTTGATTATATCATTAGTATGGGAGAAATAGCTAATATTCCTAATATCCTATCAGGAGGAAACAATAATATATTAACAATTCATGAAAATAGATTCAATGCCTTTAATGACCTACAACGAAAACTGGTAAATTTAGCTATAAAATTCTTATATAAAAGAAATAATGTAAAAAAGATTGTTACAGTATCAAAAGATATTGAAAATGATTTAATTCAATTCTATAAATTTAATAAAAAGAAATTAACAACAATATATAACCCTTTTGATATAGAAGAAATTAATAAAAAATCTAAAGAACCTCTAAATCATTTCTCACAGCTATTTAACAAAAATAAGGTTATAGTAAATGTTGGAAGGTTAACCTTCCCAAAAGGGCAATGGTTTTTATTAAGGATATTCAAAGAATTAAAGAATCTATATAAGAATGATAATATAAAACTGGTCATTCTGGGGGATGGTGAACTAAGAAATGAACTAATAAAATTATCGGAAATTTTAGGATTGAAAACTTTTAACATTTGGGGAAGTAAAAAGTTTTCAGAAAATTATGATGTTTATTTTTTAGGTTTTAAAAATAACCCTTATAAATTTATAAAAAACTCCCACCTATTTATTTCAACATCTTTATGGGAAGGATTACCAAATGTCATTATTGAAGCTATGGCAAGTGAACAAGCTGTAGTATATAGTAATTGTAAAAGTGGTCCATTAGAAATATTAGCTCCAAGGAAGAAAGTTAAATATAATTATGATAAAATTATATTTGGAGAATATGGAATATTACTTCCTAAATTCCCCAAAAAATTGCTTAGGACAGAAGAATTATTGCCTATAGAACTTTATTGGGTGGAGAAATTAACAGAACTCTTAAATGATGAAGAAACTATAACTAATTATAAAAATAAGGCTTTAATAAGAGCAAGAGATTTTTCTTTTGAGCATATAAAGAAAAGATGGAAACAAATTTTAGATTAA
- a CDS encoding glycosyltransferase, producing MKIIHIVESFAGGVFDFLVDLINGMSEFEHIIVHGKRENTPVDYKKYFPEETNFFYWKNAVREVNPKQDLLALIELINILKNQKDIDVIHLHSSKAGFLGRLATRTLGLQNKVVYTSHGVSFLRKDVSQLKLKQFVWFEKIATKFGGRVIACSKSEAEEFRKYGIDANYIYNGIDINEVYSSNANSKDKVIIGTVGRITYPKNPKLFDEIANYFKSFPNIKFLWIGDGELKHELKSENIKITGWLSRNQALEKLKEIDIYLSTSLWEGLPLSVLQAMALSKPLILSNCVGNIDLVENNYNGFLFKDRNEAIRSIENLLADKNLIQNFGENSYKMYKAYFTLNKMVESYKNLYLKIKEGIS from the coding sequence ATGAAAATTATCCACATAGTTGAATCATTTGCGGGAGGAGTTTTTGATTTTTTAGTGGATTTAATTAATGGTATGTCTGAGTTCGAACATATTATAGTTCATGGGAAAAGAGAAAATACACCAGTAGATTATAAAAAATATTTCCCAGAGGAAACAAATTTTTTTTACTGGAAGAATGCAGTTAGAGAAGTTAATCCTAAACAAGATTTGTTAGCTTTAATCGAACTAATAAATATTTTAAAAAATCAAAAAGATATAGATGTAATACATCTTCACTCTTCAAAGGCGGGTTTTTTAGGAAGATTGGCTACGAGAACGTTAGGATTACAGAATAAAGTAGTTTATACTTCACATGGAGTTTCTTTTTTGAGAAAAGATGTTTCTCAATTGAAATTAAAACAATTTGTATGGTTTGAAAAAATAGCAACTAAATTTGGAGGCAGGGTTATAGCTTGCTCAAAGTCAGAAGCTGAAGAATTTAGAAAATACGGCATAGACGCAAATTATATCTATAACGGCATAGATATAAATGAGGTTTATAGTTCTAATGCAAATTCTAAAGATAAAGTAATTATAGGAACAGTTGGACGAATTACATATCCAAAAAATCCAAAATTATTTGATGAAATTGCCAACTATTTTAAATCATTTCCTAATATAAAGTTCTTGTGGATAGGGGATGGAGAATTAAAACATGAATTAAAATCAGAAAATATAAAAATTACCGGATGGTTAAGCAGAAACCAAGCTTTAGAAAAATTAAAAGAAATAGATATTTATTTATCGACTTCTTTATGGGAAGGTTTACCTTTATCTGTATTACAAGCTATGGCTCTGTCTAAGCCCTTAATATTAAGTAATTGTGTAGGAAATATAGATTTAGTAGAAAATAATTATAATGGATTTTTATTTAAGGATAGGAATGAAGCTATTCGGAGTATAGAAAATTTGTTAGCTGATAAAAATTTAATTCAAAATTTTGGGGAAAATTCTTATAAAATGTATAAAGCTTATTTTACTTTGAATAAAATGGTAGAAAGCTACAAAAATCTATATCTAAAAATAAAGGAGGGAATATCTTAG
- the sat gene encoding sulfate adenylyltransferase — translation MLNPHGGKLINKIATEEEKKELLEKAKTLKKITIADRYVSDCEMIANGGFSPLNGFMTKEDAEEVINNIHLKNGLLWSIPIVLPIPEEIFKELRIGDEVALYDKHDRPIAIMVIEDKFHLDLENYCKNVFKTTDIEHPGVKVVKNAGNNFIGGEIIRLLNRPVREGIDEKYYLDPVQVRENIKKKGWKKIVAFQTRNPIHRAHEYIIKVALEPMDGVMIHPLVGETKPDDIPADVRMKCYEVLIDNYFNKEKVHLSVLPASMHYAGPREAIHHMLMRKNYGATHMIIGRDHAGVGDYYGTYEAQEFVEQFVDELEIQPLKFEHSFYCTKCENMASSKTCPHPKEDHIHLSGTKVRAMLREGKRPPKEFSRPEVADILIKWATGK, via the coding sequence ATGTTAAATCCTCACGGAGGAAAACTAATAAATAAGATAGCTACCGAAGAAGAGAAAAAAGAACTTTTAGAAAAAGCTAAAACTTTAAAAAAAATAACAATAGCTGATAGATATGTAAGTGATTGTGAGATGATAGCAAATGGTGGATTTTCTCCACTAAATGGATTTATGACCAAAGAAGATGCAGAAGAAGTTATAAACAATATTCATCTAAAAAATGGACTTTTATGGTCTATACCTATTGTTTTACCTATTCCTGAAGAAATATTTAAAGAATTAAGGATAGGAGATGAAGTAGCCCTTTATGATAAGCATGATAGACCAATAGCAATAATGGTTATAGAAGATAAGTTCCATCTTGACCTTGAAAACTACTGTAAAAATGTATTTAAAACAACAGATATAGAACATCCAGGGGTAAAAGTTGTAAAAAATGCAGGAAACAACTTTATAGGTGGAGAGATTATAAGACTTTTAAATAGACCAGTGAGAGAAGGAATAGATGAAAAGTATTACTTAGACCCAGTACAGGTAAGAGAAAACATAAAGAAAAAAGGATGGAAGAAGATAGTAGCCTTCCAGACAAGAAATCCAATACACAGAGCCCATGAATACATAATAAAAGTAGCTTTAGAACCTATGGATGGTGTGATGATACATCCCCTTGTTGGAGAAACAAAACCAGATGACATACCAGCAGATGTGAGAATGAAATGTTATGAAGTTCTAATAGATAACTATTTTAATAAAGAAAAAGTTCATCTCTCTGTTTTACCAGCATCAATGCATTACGCAGGACCAAGAGAAGCTATCCATCACATGCTTATGAGAAAGAATTACGGTGCTACACACATGATAATTGGAAGAGACCACGCAGGTGTAGGAGATTATTACGGAACATATGAAGCTCAGGAGTTTGTAGAACAGTTTGTAGATGAACTTGAAATACAGCCACTTAAATTTGAGCATTCATTTTACTGCACAAAATGTGAGAATATGGCATCTTCTAAAACTTGCCCACATCCAAAAGAAGACCATATACATCTAAGCGGAACAAAAGTAAGAGCAATGTTAAGAGAAGGCAAAAGACCACCTAAAGAGTTTTCAAGGCCAGAAGTGGCAGATATTCTTATTAAATGGGCAACTGGAAAATAA
- a CDS encoding sulfotransferase, protein MVKRLKVNLFIVGAEKSATTFIAKYLSKHKDIYFPIIKEPQFFSTDILPEYPDEKKLFNLPKNKWNEYLHHAYIRDEGLYLELYKDSENYKYRGDASVSYLFSKVAAREIYKHNPDAKIIISLRNPIERAFSAYKMDVTIGRVSVPFEQALKEIPRYIQRSLYFEQVKRYYDIFPKENIHIILFDDLKKDPQKVLNDIFGFLKLEPIYFVEFKRENVSYKPKNVTINYILYKTGIKNFLKKVIPQKYKEKLKSYFYEEFNESLNPGIYNNLLDIFAKDVIKLSHLIDKDLNKWLEKK, encoded by the coding sequence ATGGTGAAGCGTTTAAAAGTTAATCTTTTTATAGTGGGTGCAGAAAAATCTGCCACTACGTTTATAGCAAAATACTTATCTAAGCATAAAGATATATATTTCCCTATTATTAAAGAACCCCAATTTTTTTCTACCGATATTCTACCAGAGTATCCAGATGAAAAAAAGCTATTTAATTTACCTAAAAATAAGTGGAATGAGTATTTACACCATGCATATATACGAGATGAAGGACTTTATTTGGAACTGTATAAGGATAGTGAGAATTATAAATATAGGGGAGATGCTAGTGTTTCGTATTTGTTCTCAAAAGTGGCTGCGAGAGAAATTTATAAACATAATCCTGATGCTAAAATTATAATAAGCCTAAGAAATCCTATAGAAAGAGCTTTTTCAGCTTATAAAATGGATGTTACTATTGGTAGAGTAAGTGTCCCATTTGAGCAAGCTCTAAAGGAAATACCACGATATATACAAAGAAGTTTATATTTTGAACAGGTTAAAAGATATTATGATATTTTCCCTAAAGAAAATATTCATATTATATTATTTGATGATTTGAAAAAAGATCCACAGAAAGTATTAAATGACATCTTTGGTTTTTTAAAATTGGAACCTATTTATTTTGTAGAATTTAAAAGAGAAAACGTATCGTATAAGCCTAAAAATGTTACTATAAACTATATCTTGTATAAAACGGGAATAAAAAATTTTTTAAAAAAAGTAATTCCGCAAAAATATAAGGAAAAATTAAAATCATATTTCTATGAAGAATTTAACGAGAGTTTAAACCCTGGTATTTATAACAATCTTTTAGATATATTTGCAAAAGATGTTATTAAATTATCACATCTTATAGATAAGGATTTGAATAAATGGTTAGAAAAAAAATAG
- a CDS encoding O-antigen ligase family protein: MKNVNWKEVYIYLLIISAFISISVFEVFVVIGLLWVIFEVFKKKKEIFKGNFRYPLVIYSGVTVVSTALYAPKMFIKSLEEGIFQLLYFLDVKSDKEQIKKIIYLFLTIGIILSFVVLYFYITKHKIKPIWGGAFEVGQFFGMFSLMAFFVSVYCYKQKSKKTFLFFAVFLFFFAILIFAHKRSPLLGYLVVAYLSIIVLYKNKLFPKALFWGFNILLTISLIGGYIYLSKTDKRFKTFNEMIIGEKPFSSKTLDIAASGRVRIAKDAILIIKNDIKNHRWTNVLIGHGIRSGYYLPHKYSWKSLTKYESIFILSEFIEKGLIGLLAILAIFFLAFKKFLTVKIQNVEDVFILGIFVPLLIHLVGSIFTFFWDALLPMYLLLFKIGEMYFDSKKM; this comes from the coding sequence TTGAAGAATGTAAACTGGAAAGAAGTGTATATATATCTACTTATTATATCTGCCTTTATTTCTATATCTGTTTTTGAAGTTTTTGTGGTTATCGGTTTGTTATGGGTTATATTTGAAGTTTTTAAAAAGAAAAAGGAAATATTCAAGGGAAATTTTAGATATCCTCTTGTTATATATTCAGGAGTTACAGTTGTCTCTACAGCTTTATATGCCCCTAAAATGTTTATTAAATCTCTAGAAGAAGGAATTTTTCAGCTTTTGTATTTTCTTGATGTTAAATCAGACAAAGAACAAATTAAAAAAATCATTTATTTGTTTTTAACTATTGGAATAATTCTGTCTTTTGTTGTTCTTTATTTTTATATTACAAAGCATAAAATCAAACCAATATGGGGTGGGGCTTTTGAGGTAGGCCAGTTTTTCGGTATGTTTTCTTTGATGGCATTCTTTGTATCTGTTTATTGTTACAAACAAAAAAGTAAAAAGACTTTTTTATTTTTTGCCGTGTTTCTATTCTTCTTTGCTATTTTGATTTTTGCACATAAAAGGTCTCCTTTACTTGGTTATTTGGTGGTGGCTTATTTGTCTATTATTGTCCTCTATAAAAATAAATTGTTTCCAAAAGCACTATTTTGGGGATTTAACATTTTACTTACAATTTCTCTTATAGGTGGATATATTTATTTGTCAAAGACAGATAAGAGGTTTAAAACTTTTAATGAAATGATTATTGGAGAAAAGCCTTTTAGTTCAAAAACACTGGACATAGCTGCAAGTGGACGGGTTAGAATAGCAAAAGACGCTATTTTAATAATAAAAAATGATATTAAAAATCACAGATGGACAAATGTCCTTATTGGACACGGAATAAGGTCGGGATATTACTTACCCCATAAATATAGCTGGAAATCACTAACAAAATATGAATCTATATTTATATTGTCTGAATTCATAGAAAAAGGATTGATAGGATTGTTGGCCATCTTAGCAATATTCTTCTTGGCTTTCAAAAAATTTTTAACTGTTAAAATTCAAAATGTAGAAGATGTATTTATCCTTGGTATATTTGTACCATTGCTTATTCATCTTGTTGGATCTATATTTACTTTCTTTTGGGATGCGTTGCTTCCCATGTATTTGCTTTTATTTAAGATTGGAGAGATGTATTTTGATAGTAAAAAAATGTAG
- a CDS encoding flippase, translating into MVNVVSKIKNKINSDIHLKELLKGSSIAFVLRILGIIAGYIFTLLVTRGYGAEAMGIFALSFTLLQISSVIGRLGMDTALLRFVAEYSSQGKWVVVKDIYEKAIKLVLPFSIIISILIFFLSGYIAEFVFKKPHLEPYFKIASIGIVPFVLLFIHTESLRGLKKIKEYMFLQQTGIFILASIILGVLTFSIFPINSNINLNKLPVSVYIFSVFIFSIIAYFMWKKYLKEGYSQAGKEISTSNSLPYPYILSVSLPMLFSSSLALIMGWTDTIMLGIFRTEEEVGIYNVALRVSMITSLSLMAINTIAAPKFAEFWGRKDLEGLAKVAQQSTKLIFWISFPILLLFLIFPEQILGIFGEEFKTGAVALMILTVGQFVNAAAGSVGYILQMTGHQKFHQNVILIGTIINVILNYVLIPNYGIVGAAVASMVSVMFWNAVFSIKVKNILGKWIFLWS; encoded by the coding sequence ATGGTGAATGTAGTAAGCAAAATAAAAAACAAGATTAACTCAGATATTCATCTAAAAGAGCTTTTAAAAGGTTCCTCTATTGCTTTTGTTCTAAGGATACTTGGAATAATAGCAGGGTATATTTTCACCCTTTTAGTTACCCGTGGATATGGGGCTGAAGCAATGGGAATTTTTGCCCTTTCTTTTACACTCTTGCAGATTTCATCTGTTATCGGTCGTCTTGGAATGGATACGGCATTACTTAGATTTGTGGCTGAGTATTCATCTCAAGGAAAATGGGTAGTTGTAAAAGATATTTATGAAAAGGCTATAAAACTTGTTTTACCTTTTTCCATAATCATTTCGATTTTAATTTTCTTTTTATCGGGATATATAGCCGAATTTGTATTTAAGAAACCACATCTTGAGCCTTACTTTAAGATAGCTTCTATAGGAATAGTTCCTTTTGTTCTTCTTTTTATTCATACAGAAAGTTTAAGAGGATTAAAAAAGATAAAAGAGTATATGTTCCTTCAGCAAACGGGAATATTTATCCTTGCTTCTATTATATTAGGAGTTCTGACTTTCTCTATATTTCCTATAAATAGTAATATAAACCTAAACAAACTACCTGTATCTGTTTATATATTTTCTGTTTTTATATTTTCCATAATCGCTTATTTTATGTGGAAAAAATATCTAAAAGAAGGTTATTCACAGGCTGGAAAAGAAATATCTACCTCAAATAGTTTACCTTATCCTTATATCTTAAGTGTTTCTCTGCCAATGCTTTTTTCAAGTTCTTTAGCCTTGATTATGGGTTGGACAGATACTATAATGTTAGGAATATTTAGAACAGAAGAAGAAGTGGGAATATACAATGTAGCTCTAAGAGTTTCCATGATAACGAGTCTATCTCTGATGGCAATAAATACAATAGCAGCACCTAAGTTTGCAGAATTTTGGGGAAGGAAGGATTTAGAAGGGCTTGCAAAAGTTGCTCAGCAATCAACGAAGCTGATTTTTTGGATTTCTTTTCCTATATTACTGTTATTTTTAATTTTTCCAGAGCAAATACTTGGAATATTTGGAGAAGAGTTTAAAACAGGAGCTGTAGCGTTGATGATTTTAACAGTGGGACAGTTTGTAAATGCAGCTGCTGGGAGTGTAGGTTATATTTTACAAATGACAGGACATCAAAAGTTCCATCAAAACGTAATATTAATTGGAACAATTATAAATGTAATATTAAATTACGTATTAATTCCTAATTATGGAATAGTTGGTGCAGCAGTTGCAAGTATGGTGAGTGTGATGTTTTGGAACGCTGTTTTTAGTATAAAGGTAAAAAATATTTTAGGAAAATGGATATTTTTATGGAGTTAG